The following proteins are encoded in a genomic region of Hyla sarda isolate aHylSar1 chromosome 3, aHylSar1.hap1, whole genome shotgun sequence:
- the LOC130361005 gene encoding receptor-transporting protein 3-like has product MDEDTWKEAFENEIENRDILHSWSLDIEERFEKHQGWLQYTLCSFARFCCQLCDRRWASSKVHILFQIKLWRTTGQVKMHIFKQKCKLCNAGYYEIPMFIPENIEIAMSMLVNRICEKFYNMPKENMLSKSFIKDGRQDGPHDSSNCEGCAQGICNRNLNRNQGFPQSFPRLAFHGIERQREESHRTQRFQNNRYSDRYDQGSSDSLSNCNCCVIL; this is encoded by the exons ATGGATGAAGACACTTGGAAAGAAGCTTTTGAGAATGAGATAGAGAACAGAGATATCCTACATTCCTGGAGTTTGGATATTGAAGAAAGGTTTGAGAAGCATCAAGGCTGGTTGCAATACACTTTGTGCTCATTTGCCAG GTTCTGTTGCCAACTATGTGATCGACGATGGGCTTCTTCAAAAGTACACATATTATTCCAGATAAAACTATGGAGAACAACAGGACAGGTCAAGATGCACATCTTCAAGCAAAAGTGCAAATTATGTAATGCTGGGTATTATGAGATTCCTATGTTCATACCTGAGAACATAGAAATTGCTATGAGCATGCTTGTTAACAGGATATGTGAAAAATTCTACAACATGCCTAAAGAAAATATGCTATCTAAGAGCTTCATCAAAGATGGACGACAAGATGGTCCACATGATAGCAGCAATTGTGAGGGGTGTGCACAAGGTATATGCAATAGAAACCTTAACcgaaatcaaggcttccctcagaGCTTCCCTCGACTGGCTTTTCATGGAATTGAGCGACAAAGAGAAGAATCACACAGAACACAAAGATTTCAGAATAATAGATACAGTGATCGATATGACCAAGGTAGTTCAGATTCATTATCAAACTGTAACTGCTGTGTTATTCTGTAA